In Myotis daubentonii chromosome 10, mMyoDau2.1, whole genome shotgun sequence, one genomic interval encodes:
- the CBLL1 gene encoding E3 ubiquitin-protein ligase Hakai isoform X3, protein MDHTDNELQGTNSSGSLGGLDVRRRIPIKLISKQGNKAKAAPRTPRTINRMPAKAPPGDEEGFDYNEKERYDCKGGDLFGNQRRFPGHLFWDFQINILGEKDDTPVHFCDKCGLPIKIYGRMIPCKHVFCYDCAILHEKKGDKMCPGCSDPVQRIEQCTRGSLFMCSIVQGCKRTYLSQRDLQAHINHRHMRAGKPVTRASLENVHPPIAPPPAEIPDRFIMPPDKHHSMSHIPPKQHIMMPPPPLQHVSHEHYNQPHEDIRAPPAELPMAPPPPRSVSQETFRISTRKHSNLITVPIQDDSSSGAREPPPPAPAPAHHHPEYQGQPVVSHPHHIMPPQQHYAPPPPPPPPISHPMPHPPQAAGTPHLVYSQAPPPPMTSAPPPITPPPGHIIAQMPPYMNHPPPGPPPPQHGGPPVTAPPPHHYNPNSLPQFTEDQGTLSPPFTQPGGMSPGIWPAPRGPPPPPRMQGPPSQTPLPGPHHPDQTRYRPYYQ, encoded by the exons ATGGATCACACTG ACAATGAGTTACAAGGCACTAATAGTTCTGGATCATTGGGTGGTCTTGATGTTCGAAGAAGAATTCCTATAAAGCTCATCTCCAAACAAGGGAACAAAGCCAAAGCTGCACCTCGCACACCAAGGACTATAAACAGAATGCCTGCAAAGGCTCCACCTGGTGATGAAG AAGGATTTGATTATAATGAAAAAGAACGGTATGACTGTAAAGGGGGCGACCTGTTTGGAAATCAACGAAGATTTCCTGGACACCTTTTCTGGGACTTTCAG ATAAACATCCTAGGTGAAAAGGATGATACACCAGTTCATTTCTGTGACAAATGTGGATTGCCTATTAAGATCTATGGGCGAATG ATTCCATGCAAGCATGTTTTTTGCTATGACTGTGCTATTTTACATGAAAAAAAGGGAGATAAGATGTGTCCAGG ATGTAGTGATCCTGTGCAGCGAATTGAGCAGTGTACACGTGGTTCTCTCTTCATGTGTAGCATTGTTCAAGGGTGCAAGAGAACGTATTTGTCTCAGAGAGACTTACAGGCTCATATCAACCACCGCCATATGAGAGCTGGAAAACCTGTTACCCGAGCTTCACTTGAAAATGTTCACCCTCCTATTGCCCCACCACCAGCTGAAATCCCTGATCGTTTTATAATGCCGCCAGACAAGCACCATAGTATGAGCCATATTCCGCCAAAGCAGCACATCATGATGCCACCACCTCCTTTGCAGCATGTTTCACATGAGCACTATAATCAGCCACATGAGGATATTCGTGCACCTCCAGCAGAATTGCCCATGGCTCCACCTCCACCTCGTTCGGTCAGTCAGGAAACCTTTCGTATTTCAACAAGGAAACACAGCAATTTAATAACTGTCCCTATTCAGGATGACTCAAGTTCAGGTGCTAGAGAAccaccacctcctgccccagcaccTGCTCACCATCATCCTGAATATCAGGGTCAACCAGTGGTATCGCACCCTCATCATATTATGCCTCCACAGCAACATTAtgcaccacccccacctcctccaccaccaaTAAGCCATCCAATGCCACATCctccccaggctgcaggcacTCCTCACTTGGTTTATAGCcaagctcctcctcctccaatgACCTCTGCTCCACCACCAATAACCCCTCCCCCTGGACATATCATTGCCCAGATGCCACCTTATATGAATCATCCTCCTCCAGGACCTCCCCCACCTCAACATGGTGGTCCACCTGTTACTGCACCCCCTCCTCATCATTATAATCCTAACTCTTTACCCCAGTTCACTGAAGATCAAGGAACTCTGAGCCCTCCATTTACACAACCAGGGGGAATGAGTCCTGGTATATGGCCTGCACCAAGAGGGCCACCACCTCCTCCACGAATGCAGGGTCCACCTTCTCAAACCCCACTTCCTGGACCACATCATCCAGATCAGACAAGATATAGACCATATTATCAATGA
- the CBLL1 gene encoding E3 ubiquitin-protein ligase Hakai isoform X1, translated as MKAAATVSPRDQELELDNELQGTNSSGSLGGLDVRRRIPIKLISKQGNKAKAAPRTPRTINRMPAKAPPGDEEGFDYNEKERYDCKGGDLFGNQRRFPGHLFWDFQINILGEKDDTPVHFCDKCGLPIKIYGRMIPCKHVFCYDCAILHEKKGDKMCPGCSDPVQRIEQCTRGSLFMCSIVQGCKRTYLSQRDLQAHINHRHMRAGKPVTRASLENVHPPIAPPPAEIPDRFIMPPDKHHSMSHIPPKQHIMMPPPPLQHVSHEHYNQPHEDIRAPPAELPMAPPPPRSVSQETFRISTRKHSNLITVPIQDDSSSGAREPPPPAPAPAHHHPEYQGQPVVSHPHHIMPPQQHYAPPPPPPPPISHPMPHPPQAAGTPHLVYSQAPPPPMTSAPPPITPPPGHIIAQMPPYMNHPPPGPPPPQHGGPPVTAPPPHHYNPNSLPQFTEDQGTLSPPFTQPGGMSPGIWPAPRGPPPPPRMQGPPSQTPLPGPHHPDQTRYRPYYQ; from the exons ATGAAAGCGGCGGCCACCGTCAGCCCCCGGGACCAAGAGCTGGAACTAG ACAATGAGTTACAAGGCACTAATAGTTCTGGATCATTGGGTGGTCTTGATGTTCGAAGAAGAATTCCTATAAAGCTCATCTCCAAACAAGGGAACAAAGCCAAAGCTGCACCTCGCACACCAAGGACTATAAACAGAATGCCTGCAAAGGCTCCACCTGGTGATGAAG AAGGATTTGATTATAATGAAAAAGAACGGTATGACTGTAAAGGGGGCGACCTGTTTGGAAATCAACGAAGATTTCCTGGACACCTTTTCTGGGACTTTCAG ATAAACATCCTAGGTGAAAAGGATGATACACCAGTTCATTTCTGTGACAAATGTGGATTGCCTATTAAGATCTATGGGCGAATG ATTCCATGCAAGCATGTTTTTTGCTATGACTGTGCTATTTTACATGAAAAAAAGGGAGATAAGATGTGTCCAGG ATGTAGTGATCCTGTGCAGCGAATTGAGCAGTGTACACGTGGTTCTCTCTTCATGTGTAGCATTGTTCAAGGGTGCAAGAGAACGTATTTGTCTCAGAGAGACTTACAGGCTCATATCAACCACCGCCATATGAGAGCTGGAAAACCTGTTACCCGAGCTTCACTTGAAAATGTTCACCCTCCTATTGCCCCACCACCAGCTGAAATCCCTGATCGTTTTATAATGCCGCCAGACAAGCACCATAGTATGAGCCATATTCCGCCAAAGCAGCACATCATGATGCCACCACCTCCTTTGCAGCATGTTTCACATGAGCACTATAATCAGCCACATGAGGATATTCGTGCACCTCCAGCAGAATTGCCCATGGCTCCACCTCCACCTCGTTCGGTCAGTCAGGAAACCTTTCGTATTTCAACAAGGAAACACAGCAATTTAATAACTGTCCCTATTCAGGATGACTCAAGTTCAGGTGCTAGAGAAccaccacctcctgccccagcaccTGCTCACCATCATCCTGAATATCAGGGTCAACCAGTGGTATCGCACCCTCATCATATTATGCCTCCACAGCAACATTAtgcaccacccccacctcctccaccaccaaTAAGCCATCCAATGCCACATCctccccaggctgcaggcacTCCTCACTTGGTTTATAGCcaagctcctcctcctccaatgACCTCTGCTCCACCACCAATAACCCCTCCCCCTGGACATATCATTGCCCAGATGCCACCTTATATGAATCATCCTCCTCCAGGACCTCCCCCACCTCAACATGGTGGTCCACCTGTTACTGCACCCCCTCCTCATCATTATAATCCTAACTCTTTACCCCAGTTCACTGAAGATCAAGGAACTCTGAGCCCTCCATTTACACAACCAGGGGGAATGAGTCCTGGTATATGGCCTGCACCAAGAGGGCCACCACCTCCTCCACGAATGCAGGGTCCACCTTCTCAAACCCCACTTCCTGGACCACATCATCCAGATCAGACAAGATATAGACCATATTATCAATGA
- the CBLL1 gene encoding E3 ubiquitin-protein ligase Hakai isoform X4, with protein sequence MDHTDNELQGTNSSGSLGGLDVRRRIPIKLISKQGNKAKAAPRTPRTINRMPAKAPPGDEGFDYNEKERYDCKGGDLFGNQRRFPGHLFWDFQINILGEKDDTPVHFCDKCGLPIKIYGRMIPCKHVFCYDCAILHEKKGDKMCPGCSDPVQRIEQCTRGSLFMCSIVQGCKRTYLSQRDLQAHINHRHMRAGKPVTRASLENVHPPIAPPPAEIPDRFIMPPDKHHSMSHIPPKQHIMMPPPPLQHVSHEHYNQPHEDIRAPPAELPMAPPPPRSVSQETFRISTRKHSNLITVPIQDDSSSGAREPPPPAPAPAHHHPEYQGQPVVSHPHHIMPPQQHYAPPPPPPPPISHPMPHPPQAAGTPHLVYSQAPPPPMTSAPPPITPPPGHIIAQMPPYMNHPPPGPPPPQHGGPPVTAPPPHHYNPNSLPQFTEDQGTLSPPFTQPGGMSPGIWPAPRGPPPPPRMQGPPSQTPLPGPHHPDQTRYRPYYQ encoded by the exons ATGGATCACACTG ACAATGAGTTACAAGGCACTAATAGTTCTGGATCATTGGGTGGTCTTGATGTTCGAAGAAGAATTCCTATAAAGCTCATCTCCAAACAAGGGAACAAAGCCAAAGCTGCACCTCGCACACCAAGGACTATAAACAGAATGCCTGCAAAGGCTCCACCTGGTGATGAAG GATTTGATTATAATGAAAAAGAACGGTATGACTGTAAAGGGGGCGACCTGTTTGGAAATCAACGAAGATTTCCTGGACACCTTTTCTGGGACTTTCAG ATAAACATCCTAGGTGAAAAGGATGATACACCAGTTCATTTCTGTGACAAATGTGGATTGCCTATTAAGATCTATGGGCGAATG ATTCCATGCAAGCATGTTTTTTGCTATGACTGTGCTATTTTACATGAAAAAAAGGGAGATAAGATGTGTCCAGG ATGTAGTGATCCTGTGCAGCGAATTGAGCAGTGTACACGTGGTTCTCTCTTCATGTGTAGCATTGTTCAAGGGTGCAAGAGAACGTATTTGTCTCAGAGAGACTTACAGGCTCATATCAACCACCGCCATATGAGAGCTGGAAAACCTGTTACCCGAGCTTCACTTGAAAATGTTCACCCTCCTATTGCCCCACCACCAGCTGAAATCCCTGATCGTTTTATAATGCCGCCAGACAAGCACCATAGTATGAGCCATATTCCGCCAAAGCAGCACATCATGATGCCACCACCTCCTTTGCAGCATGTTTCACATGAGCACTATAATCAGCCACATGAGGATATTCGTGCACCTCCAGCAGAATTGCCCATGGCTCCACCTCCACCTCGTTCGGTCAGTCAGGAAACCTTTCGTATTTCAACAAGGAAACACAGCAATTTAATAACTGTCCCTATTCAGGATGACTCAAGTTCAGGTGCTAGAGAAccaccacctcctgccccagcaccTGCTCACCATCATCCTGAATATCAGGGTCAACCAGTGGTATCGCACCCTCATCATATTATGCCTCCACAGCAACATTAtgcaccacccccacctcctccaccaccaaTAAGCCATCCAATGCCACATCctccccaggctgcaggcacTCCTCACTTGGTTTATAGCcaagctcctcctcctccaatgACCTCTGCTCCACCACCAATAACCCCTCCCCCTGGACATATCATTGCCCAGATGCCACCTTATATGAATCATCCTCCTCCAGGACCTCCCCCACCTCAACATGGTGGTCCACCTGTTACTGCACCCCCTCCTCATCATTATAATCCTAACTCTTTACCCCAGTTCACTGAAGATCAAGGAACTCTGAGCCCTCCATTTACACAACCAGGGGGAATGAGTCCTGGTATATGGCCTGCACCAAGAGGGCCACCACCTCCTCCACGAATGCAGGGTCCACCTTCTCAAACCCCACTTCCTGGACCACATCATCCAGATCAGACAAGATATAGACCATATTATCAATGA
- the LOC132211130 gene encoding ubiquitin-conjugating enzyme E2 R2-like, whose protein sequence is MASSQKALMLELKSLQEEPVEGSRITLVDESDLYNWQVAIFGPPNTLYEGGYFKAHIKFPIDYPYSPPTFRFLTKMWHPNIYESGHVCISILHPPVDAPQSGQLNSERWNPTQNVRTILLSVISLLNEPNIFSAANADASVMFRKWRDSKGKDKDYAEIIRKQVSATKAEAEKDGVKVPTTLAEYCIKTKVPSNDNSSDWLYDDLYDLDIEDEEEEEEEDADCDDHDDSGNEES, encoded by the coding sequence atggccagctcccagaaGGCCCTGATGCTGGAGCTCAAGTCCCTGCAGGAGGAGCCGGTGGAGGGCTCCCGGATCACCCTGGTGGATGAGTCTGACCTCTACAACTGGCAGGTTGCCATCTTCGGACCCCCCAACACCCTCTACGAAGGCGGCTACTTCAAGGCGCATATTAAATTTCCTATTGACTACCCATATTCACCACCTACCTTCAGATTCTTGACCAAAATGTGGCACCCCAACATTTATGAGAGTGGACATGTATGCATTTCAATTCTTCATCCACCCGTAGATGCCCCACAGAGTGGTCAGCTGAACTCCGAAAGGTGGAATCCTACTCAGAATGTCAGGACTATCCTGTTAAGTGTCATCTCATTGCTTAATGAGCCCAACATCTTCTCCGCAGCCAATGCGGATGCTTCAGTTATGTTCAGGAAATGGAGGGACAGtaaagggaaagacaaagacTATGCTGAAATCATTAGAAAACAGGTTTCAGCCACTAAAGCCGAAGCAGAAAAGGATGGAGTGAAAGTACCCACGACCCTGGCAGAATATTGCATCAAAACGAAAGTGCCTTCCAATGACAACAGCTCAGATTGGCTTTATGACGACTTGTACGACCTTGACAttgaggatgaagaggaggaggaggaggaagatgctgACTGTGATGACCATGATGATTCTGGGAATGAGGAGTCGTGA
- the CBLL1 gene encoding E3 ubiquitin-protein ligase Hakai isoform X2, which produces MKAAATVSPRDQELELDNELQGTNSSGSLGGLDVRRRIPIKLISKQGNKAKAAPRTPRTINRMPAKAPPGDEGFDYNEKERYDCKGGDLFGNQRRFPGHLFWDFQINILGEKDDTPVHFCDKCGLPIKIYGRMIPCKHVFCYDCAILHEKKGDKMCPGCSDPVQRIEQCTRGSLFMCSIVQGCKRTYLSQRDLQAHINHRHMRAGKPVTRASLENVHPPIAPPPAEIPDRFIMPPDKHHSMSHIPPKQHIMMPPPPLQHVSHEHYNQPHEDIRAPPAELPMAPPPPRSVSQETFRISTRKHSNLITVPIQDDSSSGAREPPPPAPAPAHHHPEYQGQPVVSHPHHIMPPQQHYAPPPPPPPPISHPMPHPPQAAGTPHLVYSQAPPPPMTSAPPPITPPPGHIIAQMPPYMNHPPPGPPPPQHGGPPVTAPPPHHYNPNSLPQFTEDQGTLSPPFTQPGGMSPGIWPAPRGPPPPPRMQGPPSQTPLPGPHHPDQTRYRPYYQ; this is translated from the exons ATGAAAGCGGCGGCCACCGTCAGCCCCCGGGACCAAGAGCTGGAACTAG ACAATGAGTTACAAGGCACTAATAGTTCTGGATCATTGGGTGGTCTTGATGTTCGAAGAAGAATTCCTATAAAGCTCATCTCCAAACAAGGGAACAAAGCCAAAGCTGCACCTCGCACACCAAGGACTATAAACAGAATGCCTGCAAAGGCTCCACCTGGTGATGAAG GATTTGATTATAATGAAAAAGAACGGTATGACTGTAAAGGGGGCGACCTGTTTGGAAATCAACGAAGATTTCCTGGACACCTTTTCTGGGACTTTCAG ATAAACATCCTAGGTGAAAAGGATGATACACCAGTTCATTTCTGTGACAAATGTGGATTGCCTATTAAGATCTATGGGCGAATG ATTCCATGCAAGCATGTTTTTTGCTATGACTGTGCTATTTTACATGAAAAAAAGGGAGATAAGATGTGTCCAGG ATGTAGTGATCCTGTGCAGCGAATTGAGCAGTGTACACGTGGTTCTCTCTTCATGTGTAGCATTGTTCAAGGGTGCAAGAGAACGTATTTGTCTCAGAGAGACTTACAGGCTCATATCAACCACCGCCATATGAGAGCTGGAAAACCTGTTACCCGAGCTTCACTTGAAAATGTTCACCCTCCTATTGCCCCACCACCAGCTGAAATCCCTGATCGTTTTATAATGCCGCCAGACAAGCACCATAGTATGAGCCATATTCCGCCAAAGCAGCACATCATGATGCCACCACCTCCTTTGCAGCATGTTTCACATGAGCACTATAATCAGCCACATGAGGATATTCGTGCACCTCCAGCAGAATTGCCCATGGCTCCACCTCCACCTCGTTCGGTCAGTCAGGAAACCTTTCGTATTTCAACAAGGAAACACAGCAATTTAATAACTGTCCCTATTCAGGATGACTCAAGTTCAGGTGCTAGAGAAccaccacctcctgccccagcaccTGCTCACCATCATCCTGAATATCAGGGTCAACCAGTGGTATCGCACCCTCATCATATTATGCCTCCACAGCAACATTAtgcaccacccccacctcctccaccaccaaTAAGCCATCCAATGCCACATCctccccaggctgcaggcacTCCTCACTTGGTTTATAGCcaagctcctcctcctccaatgACCTCTGCTCCACCACCAATAACCCCTCCCCCTGGACATATCATTGCCCAGATGCCACCTTATATGAATCATCCTCCTCCAGGACCTCCCCCACCTCAACATGGTGGTCCACCTGTTACTGCACCCCCTCCTCATCATTATAATCCTAACTCTTTACCCCAGTTCACTGAAGATCAAGGAACTCTGAGCCCTCCATTTACACAACCAGGGGGAATGAGTCCTGGTATATGGCCTGCACCAAGAGGGCCACCACCTCCTCCACGAATGCAGGGTCCACCTTCTCAAACCCCACTTCCTGGACCACATCATCCAGATCAGACAAGATATAGACCATATTATCAATGA